One stretch of Nicotiana tabacum cultivar K326 chromosome 18, ASM71507v2, whole genome shotgun sequence DNA includes these proteins:
- the LOC107783011 gene encoding uncharacterized protein LOC107783011 yields MTNMRSRIAIPILGLLILFSSCMAEGDYLLYKDPTKPLNIRIRDLMSRMTLAEKIGQMTQLDRRILTPKIMKDYGIGSVLSGGGSVPKPEATAREWVDMVNEFQKGALSTRLGIPMIYGIDAVHGHNNVYKATVFPHNVGLGATRDPELVKRIGAATAIEVRATGIQYVFAPCIAVCRDPRWGRCYESYSEDPEIVKQMTEIIPGLQGDHPPRKAGIPYVAGKEKVAACAKHFVGDGGTTKGINENNTVTDWHTLLSIHMPGYYQSIIKGVSTVMVSYSSWNGVKMHAHHNLVTNFLKDTLKFRGFVISDWQGIDRITSPPHANYTHSVLTGVQAGIDMIMVPLNHTEFIDILTSLVNNNYIPMSRIDDAVRRILRVKFTMGLFENPLADYRLVKHLGSQAHRDLAREAVRKSLVLLKNGANADEPVLPLPKKATRILVAGSHANNLGYQCGGWTITWQGVEGNNVTLGTTIVDAITATVDPSTEVVYSENPTTEYMESNKFSYAIVVVGELPYAETAGDNLNLTIPEQGITTMNNVCGSIKCVVVLISGRPLVVQPHLSNIDALVAAWLPGTEGQGVADVLFGDYEFTGKLSRTWFKTVDQLPMNVGDSHYDPLFPFGFGLTTTKVQDQIASR; encoded by the exons ATGACAAACATGAGATCAAGAATTGCAATCCCTATATTGGGACTTCTGATACTATTCTCTTCCTGCATGGCAGAAGGAGATTACTTGCTTTACAAGGATCCTACGAAGCCGCTAAATATACGTATAAGAGATCTAATGAGTAGAATGACATTGGCAGAGAAAATAGGGCAGATGACACAGCTCGATAGAAGAATTTTGACACCGAAAATTATGAAAGATTATGGAATAGGGAGCGTACTGAGTGGTGGAGGAAGTGTGCCAAAACCTGAAGCGACAGCCCGAGAATGGGTTGATATGGTGAATGAGTTTCAAAAGGGAGCATTGTCTACTAGGCTTGGGATCCCTATGATTTATGGAATTGATGCAGTTCATGGCCATAATAATGTTTATAAGGCTACTGTTTTTCCTCATAATGTTGGCCTTGGTGCAACCAG AGATCCAGAGCTTGTGAAAAGAATTGGTGCAGCAACTGCTATTGAAGTTAGAGCTACTGGCATTCAATATGTTTTTGCTCCATGCATTGCG GTATGCAGAGATCCAAGATGGGGTAGGTGCTATGAGAGTTACAGTGAGGATCCAGAAATTGTGAAACAAATGACTGAAATTATCCCTGGATTACAAGGGGACCATCCTCCTCGTAAAGCTGGCATTCCTTATGTTGCTGGAAA GGAAAAGGTAGCAGCTTGTGCAAAACACTTTGTTGGAGATGGTGGTACAACAAAAGGGATCAATGAGAATAATACAGTGACAGATTGGCATACATTGCTAAGTATTCACATGCCTGGATATTATCAATCAATTATCAAGGGAGTTTCAACTGTTATGGTGTCTTATTCAAGTTGGAATGGTGTTAAGATGCATGCACATCATAATCTTGTTACCAATTTTCTCAAGGATACCTTAAAATTCAGG GGATTTGTCATCTCAGATTGGCAAGGAATTGACAGAATAACTTCACCACCTCATGCAAATTACACACATTCGGTGCTCACTGGGGTTCAAGCTGGCATTGACATG ATTATGGTCCCTCTAAACCATACGGAATTTATTGATATATTGACTTCGTTGGTGAATAATAATTATATTCCCATGAGCCGAATTGATGATGCCGTGAGGAGGATCTTGAGAGTCAAATTTACCATGGGTCTTTTTGAGAATCCTTTGGCTGATTATAGATTAGTTAAACACCTCGGAAGCCAG GCACATAGAGATTTGGCAAGAGAAGCAGTAAGAAAGTCACTAGTATTACTGAAGAATGGGGCAAATGCAGATGAGCCTGTACTTCCACTGCCTAAGAAGGCAACAAGAATATTAGTGGCTGGATCTCATGCCAACAATTTGGGCTATCAATGTGGTGGTTGGACTATTACTTGGCAAGGTGTTGAAGGAAACAATGTCACACTTG GGACAACCATTGTGGATGCTATAACTGCTACCGTTGATCCAAGCACAGAAGTAGTCTACAGTGAAAACCCCACCACAGAATATATGGAATCCAACAAATTCTCATATGCAATAGTGGTAGTAGGTGAACTACCTTATGCTGAAACAGCAGGAGacaacttgaacttaacaatcccAGAGCAAGGGATAACAACAATGAACAATGTCTGTGGAAGTATAAAATGTGTAGTGGTTTTAATTTCAGGAAGACCATTAGTTGTGCAACCACATTTAAGTAACATTGACGCACTTGTTGCTGCTTGGTTACCTGGTACTGAAGGACAAGGAGTTGCTGATGTATTATTTGGTGATTATGAGTTTACTGGAAAATTATCAAGAACTTGGTTCAAGACTGTGGACCAATTGCCAATGAATGTTGGTGATTCACACTATGATCCACTTTTCCCATTTGGGTTTGGACTCACTACTACTAAAGTCCAGGACCAAATTGCTTCTAGATAG